From Mytilus edulis chromosome 8, xbMytEdul2.2, whole genome shotgun sequence, one genomic window encodes:
- the LOC139486541 gene encoding interferon-induced very large GTPase 1-like yields the protein MIAKMKKIQTQCIKPTVQHVNPNARQMNKTFILSVVAGIIALIILIYINDMLFPILNAQLGLLITATVLCAAIVVICGLKNIQRRNGVFKRIKDKIIKKTEDHQNLLKNERILLTIVGVTTVIAFCVLYLIYDYLIAGLQLFIGIFLTCKTVMWILVKQTKKPYSAATKKDSKVSFWQNHWIQITILIKRMLYAGIGIILTGVLYRSGIMFIILEFILHISVTMVTSGLMLWWINSVSGNQIPGKYRTTQQGGADIQEDAEAANGLQGKRNLKVLIEKINFQTFYQDELNLSDVMSRTYKDKFLTLQGVFFDFARNLLFLNHECRDRILHDKMKNMIERGILFERENFRNYMFGCNVTENKITLNPLDLIITLFVCSSPKLKQVLTEKLFACRLAFPFSIPFADNGSLQVQLWPLRSIFLECTEEDHLFSINSADCPCVVVSFLRLGRPSFSKSHLINSLLSNQHNDLFHNKDCPLSEEKRYIGEGTIEATWYVPSMSSDFLSEKTLILNLRGDGMTWEEQRILVAKISTVIVVVVSLNDFKKGQFQFIIKNLYKSNAAIHLVIDPDDADRQKVNEHIELHLKSMGQYGKTKIILLPEKEKQRSHFKCEIKKTLQQSVNALGTTESLASRVERCKVNIDEQHIDFRTAKDFAVKMMDVINSSNRKEHCLPLQNKPWRVWSQKLKTVNKSSLCPTLQENGKLRQDMIVERQQQLDICEKLGPLMTRFIKSLTDLLPSDIRCRLFISWLKMILAERTSKILCKNKQKHTADLGALENALNKNADNCVLKLLQHERYQIDNRCSDEIIGIEHLLREMGQMYEAVIECEARKDSLQIYLDVLPTIAAKLVMLGEPFELLDGDVMNVPLIWLKAVLKKVTEILGDKRLLTVTVLGKTGTGKSSLLNTLFGSQFPVHTKGALMQLIPLNSQTEKFDFILVIDTEGIHGIQAPDSNQKRKSNEIELTTFVIGLCDAILVNMGEGRIAEQKNALEIVVQSLLRIKLAGKKLNLKQICHFVLQELPDHVAMKRERINLQNALDDVAKDIICQEKADDLNSFKDIIDFDCNRNVWFLPLMRNTNEDVKPPTPQYGECVNSIRDSICREVIETRESFLTITDTISRIEDLWNAILKDDFVLSFCSSLEQKAYDHMEGQYQLTSWNLEKYIMEFIVNKAKQKLVNCKTRNDLEKAMQTIQIYLSEEVNKKESNLIENLESLIEGSSLKDIMSQWKKGIRERLTKDKNKYVTKAEERIQKIKENVREKQKGCFERVCKEMIINEQIAEQAQQLQTEKITDTLLEEKFNQVWEQRIETLESQDVKIKVLIKDQIMALLQQEFPSDAEFVGQLGLPNTETYRSYNQLVGTIDVFLISTKDPFIVVIEPDSPPEKCRNQIVEVANHMFQKIDTKFAELGLTDIQFDLTNVHEILEIVVSNISEHNLHLNNTYKFDLLPKFQALIMIHAINYATEFFSRRIKVPCEPQTDDYKTTAWCYFKNIARGETEDVIACGFFNAAVVKVIEEQVSELLPMEAQGSVQGILSHGKQTLIKRILVDLAEKEDFMQYKAFIKDPYTYAEKWILELTNRKMFEEHTDDVSLYAQLAKKQVSQILNELGNIVIKATDDRNTGMSSWVETFVTKNNECNTLALSKDIFVHVENRNVTNLQTFSHALTEEIVEMRRRLFSIYEHENPVSVQWITNPVSEILDKLWGCLDLCVFCKEPCMITSKDHVMEGKLHECVQHRPLGIGGYKKSDSKKMVVDFCSHKVSGDQKYRHSNGYWLYKEYKEHFPDWEIPPSSDTSKYWIWVMCKFQNELAEMYSMKIPDIEDIPEHWTSYTKQIAIDSL from the exons ATGATTGCAAAAATGAAGAA AATCCAAACTCAATGTATAAAACCAACAGTACAACATGTCAACCCAAATGCGAGACAAATGAACAAGACATTCATTTTGTCGGTTGTGGCAGGAATTATAGCTTTAATAATTCtaatatatatcaatgatatgCTGTTTCCAATTTTGAATGCCCAGCTAGGACTGTTAATCACTGCTACTGTGTTATGTGCTGCTATCGTGGTGATTTGTGGACTAAAAAACATACAACGAAGAAACGGCgtttttaaaagaataaag GACAAAATCATCAAGAAAACAGAAGATCATCAGAATCTACTAAAAAACGAACGAATTTTATTGACAATTGTTGGAGTTACAACTGTAATTGCCTTTTGTGTGCTGTACTTGATTTACGATTACTTAATTGCTGGACTacagttgttcattggtatttttttAACGTGCAAAACAGTCATGTGGATACTAGTGAAACAGACGAAAAAGCCTTACAGTGCAGCAACAAAAAAAGATTCAAAG gtcAGTTTTTGGCAAAATCATTGGATACAAATCACAATCTTGATCAAACGGATGTTATATGCAGGAATAGGAATTATATTAACTGGTGTGCTGTATAGAAGTGGaataatgtttataattttagAGTTCATCTTACATATttctgttaccatggttacatcAGGGTTAATGCTTTGGTGGATAAATTCAGTGTCAGGG AATCAAATACCAGGCAAATATAGAACTACACAACAAg GTGGAGCAGATATTCAAGAAGATGCAGAGGCGGCCAACGGATTACAAGggaaaagaaatttaaaggtgttaattgaaaaaattaattttcaaactttttatcaAGATGAATTAAACCTATCGGATGTTATGTCACGCACATACAAGgacaaatttttgacattacaggGAGTGTTTTTTGACTTTGCACGAAATCTTTTGTTCCTAAATCATGAATGTAGAGATCGTATTTTAcacgacaaaatgaaaaatatgatagAACGAGGTATATTGTTCGAAAGGGAAAATTTCAGGAATTATATGTTTGGTTGTAATGTAACTGAAAACAAAATTACTCTAAACCCCCTTGATCTTATCATAACTCTCTTTGTTTGCAGCTCGCCGAAGCTAAAACAAGTACTTACAGAAAAACTTTTTGCTTGTAGGCTTGCTTTCCCGTTCTCAATCCCTTTCGCCGATAATGGTAGTCTTCAAGTACAGTTATGGCCCCTTCGATCAATTTTCTTGGAGTGCACAGAAGAAGATCATTTGTTTTCTATAAATTCAGCTGATTGTCCTTGTGTTGTTGTATCGTTCCTTCGATTGGGTCGTCCATCTTTTTCCAAGTCCCATCTTATAAATAGCTTACTATCTAATCAACACAATGATTTGTTTCATAATAAAGACTGCCCACTTTCAGAAGAAAAAAGATACATAGGTGAGGGTACTATTGAGGCAACATGGTACGTACCATCGATGAGCTCTGATTTCCTATCTGAAAAAACACTGATTTTGAATTTACGGGGGGACGGTATGACTTGGGAAGAGCAACGAATATTAGTAGCCAAGATTTCTACTGTAATAGTGGTTGTAGTTTCgttaaatgactttaaaaaagGGCAGTttcaatttataattaaaaacttGTATAAATCAAATGCAGCTATTCATCTCGTTATTGATCCAGATGATGCAGACAGGCAAAAGGTTAATGAACACATAGAATTACATCTAAAGTCTATGGGTCAATATGGCAAAACGAAGATTATTTTGTTACcagagaaagaaaaacaaagatctCATTTTAAATGTGAAATTAAGAAAACTCTTCAGCAGTCAGTCAATGCCCTTGGGACAACTGAATCCTTGGCTTCTAGAGTAGAAAGGTGTAAAGTAAACATCGATGAGCAACATATTGATTTCAGGACAGCTAAGGATTTTGCTGTTAAAATGATGGATGTCATAAATAGTTCAAATCGTAAAGAACACTGCCTGCCGCTTCAAAATAAACCATGGCGTGTTTGGAGTCAAAAGCTCAAAACAGTCAACAAGTCATCTTTGTGTCCAACACTTCAAGAAAATGGAAAACTAAGGCAAGACATGATTGTTGAAAGGCAACAACAGCTAGATATTTGTGAAAAACTGGGTCCATTAATGACGCGATTCATTAAGTCTTTAACTGATTTGTTACCTTCAGATATCCGATGTAGACTATTTATTTCGTGGCTAAAAATGATTCTTGCTGAACGCACAAGTAAAATACTTTgcaaaaataaacagaaacacACGGCTGATTTAGGAGCATTAGAAAATGCTTTAAACAAAAATGCAGATAattgtgttttaaagcttttacaACACGAAAGGTATCAAATTGACAACAGATGCTCCGACGAAATAATTGGAATTGAACATTTACTACGAGAAATGGGCCAGATGTACGAGGCAGTCATTGAGTGTGAAGCAAGGAAAGATAGTCTTCAAATCTATCTTGATGTATTGCCAACCATAGCTGCAAAACTAGTCATGCTTGGAGAGCCTTTTGAGCTTTTAGACGGGGACGTAATGAATGTGCCACTTATTTGGCTAAAAGCAGTCCTGAAAAAAGTTACTGAAATTTTAGGTGACAAAAGGTTACTAACCGTTACAGTTCTTGGAAAAACAGGGACAGGTAAATCTTCATTGTTAAACACATTGTTTGGATCCCAGTTCCCAGTACATACGAAGGGAGCACTTATGCAACTTATTCCACTCAACTCGCAAACAGAAAAATTTGACTTTATTTTAGTAATAGACACAGAGGGAATACATGGTATACAGGCACCTGACTCTAATCAAAAGAGAAAGAGTAATGAAATTGAATTGACCACATTTGTTATTGGACTGTGTGATGCAATCCTTGTCAATATGGGAGAAGGCAGAATAGCAGAACAGAAAAATGCTCTGGAAATAGTTGTGCAATCCCTTTTAAGAATAAAACTAGCCGGGAAAAAACTGAATCTTAAACAAATCTGCCACTTTGTTCTCCAGGAGCTTCCTGACCATGTTGCTATGAAGCGGGAAAGAATAAACCTGCAAAACGCCCTCGACGATGTAGCAAAGGACATCATTTGTCAGGAAAAAGCAGATGACCTTAACAGTTTCAAAGATATTATTGACTTTGACTGCAATAGAAACGTATGGTTCCTTCCTTTAATGCGTAATACTAATGAAGATGTGAAGCCTCCAACTCCTCAATACGGTGAATGTGTTAACAGTATTAGAGATTCAATTTGTAGAGAAGTAATTGAAACAAGAGAATCATTTTTAACAATCACTGATACTATATCACGCATTGAAGACCTCTGGAATGCAAttttaaaagatgattttgtATTAAGTTTCTGCAGCAGTCTTGAACAGAAAGCATACGATCACATGGAAGGTCAATATCAACTCACATCTTGGAACTTGGAAAAGTATATCATGGAGTTTATTGTCAATAAAGCAAAACAGAAACTTGTTAATTGCAAAACCAGGAATGACTTAGAAAAAGCTATGCAAACCATTCAAATATATCTTTCAGAGGAGGTAAACAAGAAAGAGAGTAATCTTATTGAAAATCTTGAATCATTAATCGAAGGAAGTTCCCTAAAAGACATTATGAGTCAGTGGAAAAAAGGAATTCGAGAAAGAttaacaaaagataaaaataaatacgtCACTAAGGCAGAAGAAAggatacaaaaaattaaagaaaatgtaaGAGAAAAGCAAAAAGGTTGTTTTGAAAGAGTTTGTAAAGAAATGATTATCAACGAACAGATTGCTGAACAAGCTCAACAATTGCAGACTGAAAAAATTACAGACACTTTGCTAGAGGAGAAATTTAATCAAGTTTGGGAGCAAAGGATTGAAACACTAGAAAGTCAAGATGTTAAAATTAAAGTCCTGATAAAAGACCAAATCATGGCATTACTACAACAGGAATTCCCATCTGATGCTGAATTTGTTGGACAACTGGGTTTACCAAACACAGAAACCTATAGAAGTTATAACCAACTAGTTGGAACTATAGatgtttttcttatatcaacCAAAGATCCTTTTATAGTTGTTATTGAACCAGATTCGCCTCCGGAAAAATGCAGAAACCAAATAGTTGAGGTTGCCAACCATATGTTCCAGAAAATTGATACAAAGTTTGCTGAACTGGGCTTAACAGACATTCAGTTTGATTTGACAAATGTACATGAAATATTGGAGATTGTTGTTTCTAATATTTCAGAACATAATCTCCATTTGAACAATACCTACAAGTTTGACCTTCTTCCTAAATTTCAAGCTTTGATAATGATACATGCAATAAATTACGCAACAGAATTCTTTAGTAGACGAATTAAAGTACCATGTGAACCTCAAACAGACGATTACAAGACGACTGCTTGgtgttatttcaaaaatattgctAGAGGAGAGACTGAAGATGTCATTGCGTGTGGATTTTTTAACGCTGCTGTTGTTAAAGTCATAGAAGAACAGGTGTCTGAACTTTTACCTATGGAGGCACAAGGAAGTGTTCAAGGAATACTTTCACATGGAAAGCAAACACTTATAAAAAGAATTTTAGTAGATCTGGCAGAAAAGGAAGATTTCATGCAGTATAAAGCCTTTATTAAGGATCCGTATACATATGCTGAAAAATGGATCTTGGAACTAACGAATAGAAAAATGTTCGAAGAGCATACGGATGACGTATCTTTGTATGCACAGTTGGCAAAAAAGCAGGTTTcacaaattttgaatgaattgggAAACATCGTCATAAAAGCAACAGATGACCGTAATACTGGTATGTCAAGTTGGGTTGAAACATTTGTTACCAAAAATAATGAATGTAATACCTTGGCGTTGAGTAAagacatttttgtacatgttgagAACAGAAATGTTACAAATTTGCAAACATTTAGCCATGCGTTGACGGAAGAAATTGTAGAAATGAGGCGGAGGCTTTTCAGCATATATGAACATGAAAACCCAGTATCTGTGCAATGGATCACAAATCCAGTATCTGAAATCCTTGATAAACTTTGGGGATGTCTAGATTTGTGTGTTTTTTGCAAGGAACCTTGCATGATTACCAGCAAAGACCACGTAATGGAAGGAAAACTACATGAATGTGTTCAACATCGTCCACTAGGAATAGGTGGTTATAAAAAATCTGATTCTAAGAAAATGGTCGTAGATTTTTGTAGTCATAAGGTATCCGGTGACCAGAAATACAGACATAGCAATGGGTACTGGCTatacaaagaatataaagaacATTTTCCTGATTGGGAAATTCCACCGAGTTCTGATACTTCAAAATATTGGATATGGGTAATGTGTAAATTCCAGAATGAGCTTGCAGAAATGTACAGTATGAAAATACCAGATATAGAGGATATACCGGAACATTGGACTTCCTATACTAAGCAAATAGCTATAGACAGTCTATAG